CGCATCATATTAAATATTGAACGAGGAGATATTTTACTCATTTTAAAATACTTTGTTTTAGGTGCGGCACTTATATTCATTTATTTCGTATTTACATACATTTTTAATGTTAAGAGAAAGAAGGCTTGGAGAAATGAAAGTGCGTAGATTAAATATGAAACGATTTGTATTAATATTTACAGTCCTCGCATTGTTACATTCAGGAGATGAAGTGGCTTTTGCTAAGAAGAAAACATTGGGCGGAGAGCACAATGGATGTGTCGCTTTAAATTATCATAGAATTCGTGAAGATAATTGGGTTGATCGATTGCTAGCTGCATTTTCGAGCAGTAAAGAGTTGAAGATATATAGCGTGACGGATACGCAATTTGAATCGCATATTAAATGGTTGAAAGATCAAGGTGCAAACTTTATAACTTTAGATGAATTGATTAAGTATAAAGAAAAGAAAGATTTTCCAGACAAATGTGTATGGGTGAACTTTGATGATATGGATGAAAGTATATATCAAAATGCATTCCCAATCATTAAAAAATACAATGTCCCTGCAACCGGTTTTGTAATTACTGGAGAAGTAGGCGCTAAAGATTTTCATAATATTAATCTATCACCAAAAAGTGAATTAAAAGAAATGTACGATAGTGGATTATGGGAATTTGCTTCTCATACAGATCGTGTCCATACAATGAAGAAAACAACATCGATGCTTATTAAACGGGCTGAAAAGGGCGATGTTTCATCCGATATTGAAAACAGTGTAAAATACATTGATCAAAATTTAGATGGCAATGTAGAAGCGCTGGCGTATCCATATGGCCAAGTGAATGACAAAGTTGTTGATCAATTAAAGAAGGAAACGTCAATCAAATATGGATTTACTTTAGAGGAGAAAGCAATAACGCCAAAAGATAATAATTATTACATACCTAGAGTGATGGTTAGTGATAACGCATTTAATCGACTCGTGAAAAACTGGAAAGGATTTAATCATGGCTAAAGGTAAACGAATTGAATTTATATACTTAAGAACATTTCTATGTTTATTAATCGTACTCACACATATTTTGACGGAATTTAGTATTAAGAATGATATTGATAATAACCAAATTCATGTGCTTTACTTAATTCGTATGATATTAATTATTGGTACACCATGCTTTATTATATTGTCTCAATTATTAACGACATTAAATTATAATGAGCAATTAAAACCGAAATATTTAAGTTCAAGAATGACATACATATTGGTTCCTTACATCATTATGGGTTCGTTCTATAGTTATTCCGAAAGTTTAAAGACAAATCAAGATTTCATAAAACAATTTATAGAGAATGTCGTTCAAGGTAATTGGTACGGTTACTTTATTCTAATTATCATTCAATTCTTCATATTAAATTGGATAATATATAGAATAAATCCACGTATTTTATATTCGAAATGGAGTTTGTTCTTAGCTTTTATTATTAATACAGCTTACTTATACAGCTATCAAAATTTAGATCAAGTGACGGACTTTGTGGATCAATATTATCCGTTAAGTCCGCAGACATTTATTGGAGGATGGATATTCTATTACTTCTTCGGTTCGTATGTAGGACATCACTATCAATCAATTAAGAAATTTATTAATAAAAATGTTGCTATTGTACTGTTCTTTACGGTTGCAGCGTATTTATTGTTTAAATTCGTCGGAACACATGATGCGTGGTTAGTGAGTAGCATGGATTATCGTATATTATTATATTGTGCATGTGCATTTTTATTACTCATTAACTTTAGTGCTCAATTTGAAACATTCATGTTTACGACAATTGAAGAAATAAGTGTATTCTCATTCTTTATTTATTTGATGCATCCCATTATTTTAGAATACATGTTTGAGTACACACGTATATTCCAAGATAAAACGTTAATATTTTTACCGATATCGTTATTATTTATTGTAGGTAGTTGCTTAGGTATAGGTACTTTATTAAAAGAATTTAAAATATTTAAATTCGTAATGGGTAAACAACCTTATAATCATGTGAAATAAAGAGGCATGGGTATCATATACGATTTTGTACGTGCATGCTTGCCTAGGGTATGGTTCGAGCCTGTAGTCTCTCACCCATACTATTCCCTCAGGCGTCAGCACTGTACAAAATCGTTAGAAATCCTAGAGACTTATTTGAAAAATAAAGGACTCTCTTATAATTTGATTAATCGCAGTAAAAACAAAACTATCTAAGCTCTGAACATTGCAAGTGAGGTCTGACAAGCAACATTGAGGCTCTGAACATTGCAAGTGGAGTTCGACAAGCAACATTGAGGCGCTATATAAAAAAAGCTTCTGACTTAGTCAGAAGCTTTTTTTACGCCGTTTTATAACGGTCTTTTCTTATGAAGTAAACAACCAATCCGATTATAAATCCGATGACTGCTGGTAATACCCAACCCATTCCTATAGTGAAGAATGGTAAATATTTTTCGCCAAATGTAATGATAGCATGTGCAAATGCTGTATTTGATATAAATTCAGGACTTGCTTTAATACCATCAATAAATGAAGCGATTAATGTGAAATACGTCGTAAATTGATAAACAGTTTTAGAGTGATTAAATAATGGACTAGCCAATGTTAATAGTATGATTGTAATGGCTAATGGATATAAGAACATCAATACTGGTATTGAGTATTCAATTATCTTAGTTAATCCGACATTTGCAAAGATGAATGAAATGATACTTACTGCTGTTGCAAATGTTAAATAATTGACCTTTGGAAATAGGTCTGTAAATGTCTCTGAGAAAGCTGTGATTAAACCAATGGCTGTCTTTAAACACGCAACAATAATGATTAAGGATAATAAGATGATTCCGTAATTACCCAGGTAATATTGTGCGATTTGAGCTAAGGCGATACCACCGTTTTCACTTGCTTTAAAATGACCTAAACTCATTGTACCCATAATGGCTAACAAGCTATAAATAAAACCCATTGAAATGATACTGATCGTACCAGATTTCACTGTTTCTTTTGCAATGTGACTTGGATTTGTGATACCTAACTTTTTAATCGTTGAAACGATAATGATACCAAATGCAAGTGCAGCCAATGCATCTAACGTGTTATAGCCATCGATAAAGCCTTTTAATAAAGGACTGTTTTCATAGTCCGGGCTGATCGCCGCATTTGAAACGCCAGCAATAGGGTTAATAAATGCAAGTACGATGAGTAAACCTAACAAGACTAAAAATACAGGGTTTAAAAATTTACCGATATATTCTAATATTTTAGATGGTTTCTTCGAGAAGAACCATGCAACTAAGAAGAATAATACGCTAAAGATTGATAAATATAATTTCACAGATGACTCTGAAATAAATGGTGTGAATGCAATTTCAAATGATGTTGTTGCTAATCTTGGTAATGCATAAAATGGTCCAATCACTAAATATAGTAAGATCGTGAAGATATATGCATATTTCGTGTTTACTCTAGAAGTAATTTCGAAGATACCACTTGTCTTTGAAATACCTATTGCGATAATACCTAAGAATGGTAAGCCAATCGCTGTAATAAGGAATCCTAAGTTGGCAGTAAATACGTTTGCACCGGCTGTTTGACCTAAATGGATAGGGAAGATTAAATTACCTGCTCCGAAAAATAATCCGAATAATAACGAGCCGATATAAAGGTTTTCTTTAAAGCTAAGTTTGTTTTTCATAATCGTGTTGTGCGCTCCTACTCTTTAATTACTTCCACTATCTTACATTTGAAAAGCGGTTAAAGTCAATATACCTTTCAAAATAAATGGCATATGATAAACCAAATTTTAATGGCTACGCATTTCGTTGAGTAAACGTTGAGCTGTTTCTAGGTTTGGATTCTTTTCTTGTTTGAGTGCTTGTGTTAATTGAGTGATTTCTTCACCAGTAGCACCGATTTTTATAGCGAGTGATTTATAGTGTAAGTTCATATGACCATGTTGAATACCTTCTGAAACAAGTGCGCGACAAGCTGAGAAATTCTGAGCAAGTCCGACTGCCGCAACGATGTGGGCTAAATTTTCAGCAGACTGAACATTCAAGATGTCCATCGTTACTTTAGAAATAGGTAGAAGATTAATACTACCTCCAATTGTGCCTAAAGTAAGTGGTAGTTCAATTGTTCCAACAAGGTATTGTTCTTCTTTGTCATATTTCCAAGTTGTTAAACTACGATATTGTCCATCTTTACTTGCATATGCATGTGCACCAGCTTCAACGCTTCTTGTGTCATTTCCAGTAGCAAGTACAACTGAACTAATACCATTCATGATCCCCTTGTTATGTGTAACGGCTCTATAAGTGTCTACATGTGCTAACACAGAGGCGCGTTCCATGCGTTGAGCAACGACTGCACCATCTACATCCCCTTTATTTAGATCAGATACCGCAATTCTACCTTCTATACGAATTACAGAAGTCGTTGAATAATTAGATAAAATACTCATTAAGACATCTGTGTCAGCTAATTCTGTTTCTAAATATTGAGAGATGCCTTCTAAAATTGTATTAATAATATTTGCACCCATTGCATCACATGTATCAATAAATACTTTTAATGAAAGCATGCCTACTTCAGGGAAGGTATCAATTTCAATCTTTTGATAACCGCCACCTCTTTTAATGATAGATGGATATACTTCATTAGCAACGTTATGTATTTGATTTTCTAAACGCATAATGTCATTGCGTAATTGTTCTGTATCTTCAACATGATCAAATACAATTTGTCCTAATTTAATGTTTTCACTGCGAGTAACTTTGAAACCACCAGATTTGTTGAAAAGTTTCGAAGCAAAGCTTGCAGCAGCAACAACTGAAGGTTCTTCTACCATCATTGGCACAGCATATGATTGGTTATCTACAATGATTTCAGGTAATAAACCAACTGGCAATGTACCTTGACCAATAACATTCTCGATTAAATTGTCTAATAAATCTTTATCAATTGTTGAATGGTTTAAAAGTATTTGTTCGGATTGTTCTTGAATCCAACCATGTGATTTAAGTTGTTCTATTTTATCTAATCGTGATAAGTGTCTAAAATCTTTCGTTAACGGCTTCATTAAACGTTTGCTCCTTTTTCAATCATTAGGGCTATACCAAGTCCGCCTCCAATACATGCTGTTGCGATACCTGTTTGTTTCTGTTCTTGTTGTAATGCATAAGTGAGTGTTGTCACTAGTCTTGATCCTGTTGAACCGAGTGCGTGACCTAGGGCGATAGCGCCACCATAGATATTAAATTTCTCATCTGGAATATTGAGATTCTTCTTAACTGGAATACTTTGTGCTGCGAATGCTTCTGTCATTTCAACTAAATCGATATCTTCAATGGTTTTATTCGTGCGTTCAAGTAGTTCAGTAACAGCGTGATATGGTGCATAGCCCATAAGCATTGGATCACAACCAATTTCAGCATGTGCGCCTAAAGTAGCTAATATCGGATATTGGTGTTCAATTGCATAAGCTTCGTCCATAAGAATAAGTGCAGAAGCACCGTCGCTTAATGCAGATGCATTCCCGGCAGTTACTGTACCATCTTCTTTGAATATTGTTTTTAAATCAGCTAATGCTTCCATCGTACTTTCAGGTCTGATGATTTCATCGACAGTCATAGTTTCACCGTTGACGTCTTTCATAGGTACGATTTCTTTATTGAATTTCCCGTCTAATGTAGCTTGATGAGATTGTAAATGAGAGTTTACAGTGAAAGCATCTTGCTCTTCTCGTGTAACGTTATATTTTTTAGCAATTTCTTCGGCTGTAACACCCATTGGTATTTGATGAAAGACGTCCGTTAGACCATCACGCATAAAGCTCTTGATTGGCGCATCACCTTTTTTCAATACAAGTTCAGGTGCATTTGTCATACTTTCTACGCCACCAACAGCGACAACTTGTGCTTCGCCTAGTTGAATCAATTGTTTCCCGAGTATTATTGATTTAAGGCCTGAGCCACATACTTCATTAACAGTCATACCAGGTGTTTTATATGATAATCCCGCGTTGATTGCGATTTGGCGAGCAGGGTTTTGACCATTACCAGCTTGAATCACATTTCCGAAGATAACATTTTGTATATGATTTGGATCTAATTGTATTTGATCTAAAGCAGATTTCAAGGCAGCAGTGCCTAGTTCAACTGCAGAATAGTTACTGAGTTTCCCTCTGAATTTTCCAACTGGTGTTCTTTGGGCACTTACGATTACAACTTTGTTCATGATTTTGTCTCCTTAAGAAATAATTAATTGTAATTAAATATAGTATTTTGATATGATGCAATTATAAAATAACATATTGAGAGGAAATTATTATGGCAATAGGTATTGATAAATTAGATTTTTATGCACCAAATTTCTTTGTTAGCATGGACGATTTGGCGGTCGCACGTGATACAGACCCGAATAAATTTAAGATTGGCATAGGTCAATCTAAGATGGCCGTAAATCCAGTGAGCCAAGATATTATATCAATGGGCGTGAATGCAGCTCAAGACATATTATCTGAAGATGACAAAGAAAATATCGACATGGTCGTTGTAGCTACAGAATCAGGCATCGATCATTCAAAAGCAGCAGCGATAGAAATACATGATTTACTTCAAATACAACCATTTGCGCGTTGTATTGAAATGAAAGAAGCATGTTATTCAGCAACTGCAGCAATTCAACTCGGGAAAGACTTCTTATCTAACCGTCCAGGTAAGAAAGTGCTTGTAATTGCTTCAGACATCGCACGTTACGGATTAAACTCAGGTGGTGAACCTACACAAGGTGCGGGAGCCATCGCAATATTATTAAGTCACAATCCTAGAATTATGGAATTGAATGATGACAGTCTTTCATATACCACTAATGTGTATGACTTCTGGAGACCAACTTCTGAAAGATATCCAGTTGTAGATGGTAAATTATCTAAAGATGCGTATATTGAATCATTCAATACAGCTTGGAACGAATACGCTAAAAGAACTGGTCATGAAGTAAAAGATTTCGAATCATTCTGTTTCCACGTACCATTT
The Mammaliicoccus sp. Dog046 genome window above contains:
- a CDS encoding hydroxymethylglutaryl-CoA reductase, degradative, whose product is MKPLTKDFRHLSRLDKIEQLKSHGWIQEQSEQILLNHSTIDKDLLDNLIENVIGQGTLPVGLLPEIIVDNQSYAVPMMVEEPSVVAAASFASKLFNKSGGFKVTRSENIKLGQIVFDHVEDTEQLRNDIMRLENQIHNVANEVYPSIIKRGGGYQKIEIDTFPEVGMLSLKVFIDTCDAMGANIINTILEGISQYLETELADTDVLMSILSNYSTTSVIRIEGRIAVSDLNKGDVDGAVVAQRMERASVLAHVDTYRAVTHNKGIMNGISSVVLATGNDTRSVEAGAHAYASKDGQYRSLTTWKYDKEEQYLVGTIELPLTLGTIGGSINLLPISKVTMDILNVQSAENLAHIVAAVGLAQNFSACRALVSEGIQHGHMNLHYKSLAIKIGATGEEITQLTQALKQEKNPNLETAQRLLNEMRSH
- a CDS encoding hydroxymethylglutaryl-CoA synthase, with amino-acid sequence MAIGIDKLDFYAPNFFVSMDDLAVARDTDPNKFKIGIGQSKMAVNPVSQDIISMGVNAAQDILSEDDKENIDMVVVATESGIDHSKAAAIEIHDLLQIQPFARCIEMKEACYSATAAIQLGKDFLSNRPGKKVLVIASDIARYGLNSGGEPTQGAGAIAILLSHNPRIMELNDDSLSYTTNVYDFWRPTSERYPVVDGKLSKDAYIESFNTAWNEYAKRTGHEVKDFESFCFHVPFTKMGEKAFKTILNENVEDSIKNRLMEAYQDSVLLNRDVGNVYTGSLYLSLISLLENHEFNAGEKVCLFSYGSGAVCEIFSGSIVSGYEAELNKEKHSDMLDSREQLSVEEYETFFTRFDNQEFDFERELKGDPYSKVYLSNIEDHIRTYKTEQ
- a CDS encoding thiolase family protein, yielding MNKVVIVSAQRTPVGKFRGKLSNYSAVELGTAALKSALDQIQLDPNHIQNVIFGNVIQAGNGQNPARQIAINAGLSYKTPGMTVNEVCGSGLKSIILGKQLIQLGEAQVVAVGGVESMTNAPELVLKKGDAPIKSFMRDGLTDVFHQIPMGVTAEEIAKKYNVTREEQDAFTVNSHLQSHQATLDGKFNKEIVPMKDVNGETMTVDEIIRPESTMEALADLKTIFKEDGTVTAGNASALSDGASALILMDEAYAIEHQYPILATLGAHAEIGCDPMLMGYAPYHAVTELLERTNKTIEDIDLVEMTEAFAAQSIPVKKNLNIPDEKFNIYGGAIALGHALGSTGSRLVTTLTYALQQEQKQTGIATACIGGGLGIALMIEKGANV
- the icaB gene encoding intercellular adhesin biosynthesis polysaccharide N-deacetylase, giving the protein MRRLNMKRFVLIFTVLALLHSGDEVAFAKKKTLGGEHNGCVALNYHRIREDNWVDRLLAAFSSSKELKIYSVTDTQFESHIKWLKDQGANFITLDELIKYKEKKDFPDKCVWVNFDDMDESIYQNAFPIIKKYNVPATGFVITGEVGAKDFHNINLSPKSELKEMYDSGLWEFASHTDRVHTMKKTTSMLIKRAEKGDVSSDIENSVKYIDQNLDGNVEALAYPYGQVNDKVVDQLKKETSIKYGFTLEEKAITPKDNNYYIPRVMVSDNAFNRLVKNWKGFNHG
- a CDS encoding acyltransferase family protein; the protein is MAKGKRIEFIYLRTFLCLLIVLTHILTEFSIKNDIDNNQIHVLYLIRMILIIGTPCFIILSQLLTTLNYNEQLKPKYLSSRMTYILVPYIIMGSFYSYSESLKTNQDFIKQFIENVVQGNWYGYFILIIIQFFILNWIIYRINPRILYSKWSLFLAFIINTAYLYSYQNLDQVTDFVDQYYPLSPQTFIGGWIFYYFFGSYVGHHYQSIKKFINKNVAIVLFFTVAAYLLFKFVGTHDAWLVSSMDYRILLYCACAFLLLINFSAQFETFMFTTIEEISVFSFFIYLMHPIILEYMFEYTRIFQDKTLIFLPISLLFIVGSCLGIGTLLKEFKIFKFVMGKQPYNHVK
- the brnQ gene encoding branched-chain amino acid transport system II carrier protein, which codes for MKNKLSFKENLYIGSLLFGLFFGAGNLIFPIHLGQTAGANVFTANLGFLITAIGLPFLGIIAIGISKTSGIFEITSRVNTKYAYIFTILLYLVIGPFYALPRLATTSFEIAFTPFISESSVKLYLSIFSVLFFLVAWFFSKKPSKILEYIGKFLNPVFLVLLGLLIVLAFINPIAGVSNAAISPDYENSPLLKGFIDGYNTLDALAALAFGIIIVSTIKKLGITNPSHIAKETVKSGTISIISMGFIYSLLAIMGTMSLGHFKASENGGIALAQIAQYYLGNYGIILLSLIIIVACLKTAIGLITAFSETFTDLFPKVNYLTFATAVSIISFIFANVGLTKIIEYSIPVLMFLYPLAITIILLTLASPLFNHSKTVYQFTTYFTLIASFIDGIKASPEFISNTAFAHAIITFGEKYLPFFTIGMGWVLPAVIGFIIGLVVYFIRKDRYKTA